Below is a genomic region from Oryzias melastigma strain HK-1 linkage group LG7, ASM292280v2, whole genome shotgun sequence.
TCAAACAGTCTGGGAGAGGAGCATTTTAAAATGGTTCACCTCATAAAGGTAGTCAAATATCTCCAGAATCGTCAGAATGCTCGCCCCGATGAAAAGCCCCATCTGACCGCCAATATCCCCTGGAAGAAAAATATAACGAAGAATAAAAGTTAGCATCTGGATTTTTATTCATCTAATGTTCATAAAGAGTTACCTAAAAGTCCAGCCACTTCGTATGCTTTCTTCTGTTCGATCGTTTCATAGTTGAGAGCTTCAAAAAAGATGTCCAATACGAGAATATTGTCTCTGCAAAgtcaaaataaacaagtaaagaTATTAATGCTCTATCATAGCATAAATCTGGTTAGAATGAATGAGAAATCAGACTCCAGTGATGAGTTTGGAACTAAAACAATTGCTTTTtcatgtaccgtattttccggactataagtcgcgttttttttcatagattgaatgtccctgcgacttatactccagtgcgacttatataNNNNNNNATAAGGAGCCCTTAAAAGCCTAAACTTTCTTCAGAGATTCTTGCTTTGCTCTTTATAATATGTCGTGAAAATTCGCACTGGAGTGTAAGTCACACCCCCGGCCAAACTATGCagaaaactgtgacttatacttaaaaatcacaaaagataattttttattacatctacaaagtgcatttttttaaattaaaaacactccAGACTGTGCGGTTTGTTCTTACTTAATGTACTGCTCGGATTTGTTGTATTTCTTCGCCAGATACTTTGCAGACGCCTTGCTGGGGATCTTGACAAAAGACAGCTCCTTGTTGTATCTGGTCATGTTGCACGGCGTCTCGCACACACAGAAGTCATTGTCTCGTTGCACCAAGAAATCTgaagagaggagaaccagagcTGAACCAGTGTGGCTTAAACATTTCACGTGTGAGAGCTTATTCAAGCTGTGGGGATAGAAAtcctttttgaaaatgtttaaaaactgttttggatgATAGCTTCTGGATAGGTGCTAAGAAAGGGTAGAGATGTGTACGGTGAAAAGGGATGGAAGTCAATACAGCGTCCTTGGAAGTGATGCAAACACAgctgtgtttgttctttttgaaCGTAAACATGGCCGAGGTCTCTTTCTTACCGAGAGCTGGGTCAGCACATTCTTTGTACAGCTCCGGGGAGCAGTAAGGCGCATCGCCTGCAGCCAAAACAACACACCCGCATCAGTATTTGCTTCTCTGTTCTTCCCCCTCCACGCAGCGGGTATTCATCCGCTCCAGAGCGACTGATGTTACTCCCATTCAGCTGAAAGAATGAGCTGTTTACCTACCCGGCATGTACACCATGCGACAGTTGCAGTTGTCCACTAGGTAGCGTGTTTCACAGTCAATGCGGCAGGCTGTGATGCTGTAGCTGTCGAAAAAGTCTGAATCCATGGGGGTGACTTTACAGTCTCCCCACGGCGGGGGCAGATAGATTAGCTGAAACGGTAAAAAGAGAAGTAGAATAATGAGTGgcaaaatttttttaaataccaaaaactcacaagataaataaaaacagaaaaattgaaaattaattaaaaaaaataaaaaatatgtaaaactaCAGTAATGTTTATTCTGTCCCCAAAAATGATGGCTCATTTACTCATTTTCACTCTATTAAGAagatataatataaaaaaacaagtaaaaaatttGCAGATGCTTATAGGAGATGATAAATGCACTCatcgttttttaaaaatatttgttttctataattctttgttatttttcctaaaCACTCTTTaaaattgatgatttttttggtACGTATTTggaataaacgcctgatcagaataaaaatgcttCATGTAAACACGCCACTCGGAATATTCTGACCCAATCGGACTCATTCGGATCCAAATTTTCTTCCAATCAAGTTAGGTGGGTTGTTGATCCGATTTGGTGCATGTAAACGCTTTATTCCGATTGTGTCATTACTGCTCTGGATTTTACGTCATGCATAGAGGATAGAAGAGCCGGACTCAAGAGAACCATGTTTCTGAGCAGCTTTGGGACGGTATGAGCCGGAGGAGGTGACTTTTAATACGAAAATGCCGCTCCACGCTCTGAACAATCTTCTGAAACAATCATTTGAATTTGTGTTATCAATCGTGaccagacaaaacaaaactccaACTTTCCTCCGAGTCCTTGCGGTCAAGAGTAAAGCATTGACCAcatggatttagaaaattatgagttGTTTATAACGAAACTtgctacttcttcttcttcttctatggcTGTTTCCGGTATTTTAGATACTTCTACGCATGTCAAAGTGATTTATTCTgagcaaaatgttttgttgcaaTCATATAACATTTTTCAGGCCCTTAAACACACAATGTTTGACATGCTGTagctttttaaccgttaacacgtTCAACgccattccagtagattctgaaggagaaaagcggctcgtacgagccgcttttctccttcagaatctactggaatgacgttacattaaatcaaagaacataaacactggagctctggtgttaaagggttaataaagcCAGTAGTCCACCTCCATCTGCTAGAAGAATGAGTTCACTCTGAATATTTTTCTGTGCAGAACTTGACAgggacaaaaaaatatcaaccGTGGACTTTAATCGGCTAAATgactagaaaaacaaatagataaataagaaaaaataaatgtacccTCTGCTCCTGGCAAGAAACGAATGTCTGGAAGCCGGGCGCCACTCCAAAACCCAGCTGATCGATTGACGGCGGCTCGTCTTGACTGTGGATCTGAACTTTGACCCCGGCTTCAAATGAAGTCTCatctgctaaaacaaaagcaaaaacccCGAAAATCCAGACGCTTAAAAGATTCTTGTCTCCCAGTCGCACGAAGCATTGACATAGAGAAAGAGGGACAGCAGTCTCTCACCTGTCTCTCCCCAGACCGGCAGGTATTCATCCTGCTGGATGTCCAGCATGAGCTCCAGGCCGTTTCCCATGCCTCCCTTGGTGGTGATGAGAGGAGGCCGTCCATCACCGCCGGCGTTGAAGGTGTAACACTTCCCGTAGCGAGTGAAAACCTGAGGGATTCACAAGAGGAGAAAGTGAAACTATTATCCTGTTCTGAGTCTTATCTCTGCTTTTCCACTGGGGGTCAGTGTTAGATACTCGTACcgttccattaaaaaaagaggagtgAGGGGAGTGGAggaccaaacaggaaaaaaaaaataaaaggaggtcTTGCTGTGGGTGTGGGAGTTATACAATCAACCCACTGAGGGGATGTAGCCTGCAGACGGGAGATTTAACATTCCCTCGGATACTCTTTATGCCACTTACAATAGGCCTGATGTTACCATGGAGACCCAGCATCCCAGCCAGGAAGAAAGCAGCCTTAATTTTCAAAGAAAGCTCAGGCACAGATGCTAAATTGATCCTCTGTGAAAACGCCACAACAACCTATATGTGACCGAAGCGATACGAGGCTTTGCAGAACTCTAACATCCGACTGTTGAGTCCAGCCCGAGTCCAAGCGTGTGTCGGCGGGAGGAATGAGGGAGATGGTGACAGAGTCGGGTGTGAAGGAGGGTCAGGATGAAAAGTGAAAGAGACAGAGAGATAGAGGGACTTTAGCTGCTACCGCCTGGAGCCAGCTATCGTTCAGCGTTTCGGCAAAGACTGACATGTCCATGATTAGAAACAACAAACCAACCAAGTAATTGTGCAGAGTTGGGATATTGCCGACGGCAGCTCAGACATTTAGGCCATTGATCATGTAAAGTCAGAAGGGACTGCTGCTGGTTGCTGCAGATGCAGACATCAATCTGAgattaaaggaagaaaaaaagcaccatACAGTGTTCACAATGGATTTTCATATgctcagtttgatgttttttaataaataaaagcatcaatatagatttttttttaaataaactcttATACATGTTCTAACATAAGACCATTGCTGACAGgcaggtgtgtttttttttttaactagctCCGTACTTTGAAGCCAACACCATTATTTATAACTGCAGAATACTGTTAAGAACCTATTTATGCTTTAATTATTGACTGCTATGAACTGTAACTAACTCATTCTAACTTCATTTCCCCTTTAAGTtatgataaaaatatgtatttactgAATTCTACTACTTGTTATTTCAAATGATGTGCAGACCCAATAAAATGACTCTAGCTGAagtaaattaatatatatttataaaacacagcTCCAGAGTAAAATATGTAAGCaattttaagcacattttttcctACTGAATgctacaaaatatttttatgaagggGAGAGCTTTTAAATGCtacctcatttttttaaaattcaaaaccaGTTTGGGAAATACGTtgttttttgttacataaataCTTTAACTGCCAACAAAACGGATGTTTCAGGgttgttatttttctaaatacatttcgAGTCTCCTGCGCTCGCttctaaagctgcattcacaccgaatgtgATCCGCGGGTCAGGGGCATCGAGCTTCAATGTTAAGTCTATGTACAGCCgtgatctgaggtcctgcggtatggcaagccaaaagtGTCATAAATCTCTAGGAAAAGCACCCGGAGAGACTGAAAAATGTCATGAACCCagactgatgcttttgtagagcattttaaaaattactaaatcTGAATCTTCAatacattgtaaatgagatCTAGACAGACAaccaggctaaaaacatttggtgGTAACTCCTCCCACAACCTTTTTAAACCCATTTTTTCAGTCGTTGAgcagcaaatttaaaaaagaaatatctttaaagcgtgtgaatgtagcttaaaagGGGACATATGAaagctgactccactctcagtctaaatttgaaaaatgcaagaaaaaaaatgggggcGGGGATAAAGGAGACCACACTGCATCTACAATAAGTGATGGCAGTttcacccattgactgtatattctGATATAGGGTGTATATAGTGACATTAATACATGTTTATGGTTtcaccacagaactttctgtagAGGTTGAAGACTTTTCTCTGTATATAATGCCTGACGGCGGAGCTGCAATATGAGTGTtacaaagcaaaacaacaatGCTAGCGACAGGGGGATACAAATTCTGGCAGAGGAAACATATCTTGGCACAACACGGGGGGTTTGAGGTTAGAAGGGGGTCCGtgtctcagtggtaaaatgacgatagcatcatagctaataaaggctaacgtattaagctaacaatcccaagtgaaacgttcattgcaAAACCATCACCAGGAAAGAATATGttggattcaatgccaatttCACTAACTTTGtgcactggaaagttgtgcaagccatTTTTACAGCCGAAGTCAATACACCTATGagccatgctaatgctaacacgaTAATGACCGACCGTtacagatgggcggggcttttatactggggctgcagagcatgatgatggGAAACTTCTGAAATTGGGACTTacacatagactgtatataaaataactggacgaagcaagcccccctacttccgtgttccatataggaagtaccactgggttgcaaaNNNNNNNNNNNNNNNNNNNNNNNNNNNNNNNNNNNNNNNNNNNNNNNNNNNNNNNNNNNNNNNNNNNNNNNNNNNNNNNNNNNNNNNNNNNNNNNNNNNNNNNNNNNNNNNNNNNNNNNNNNNNNNNNNNNNNNNNNNNNNNNNNNNNNNNNNNNNNNNNNNNNNNNNNNNNNNNNNNNNNNNNNNNNNNNNNNNNNNNNNNNNNNNNNNNNNNNNNNNNNNNNNNNNNNNNNNNNNNNNNNNNNNNNNNNNNNNcttgtgaaaatcctgatgcggcccaccCTCAcctagattctgtctccagcggcccccggctgatttgagcttgagacccctgtcCTAaggtatggcaagccaaaagtGTCATAAATCTCTAGGAAAAGCACCTGGAGAGACTGAACAATGTCATGagactgatgcttttgtagagcattttaaaaattaataaatctgAATCTTCAatacattgtaaatgagatCTAGACAGACAaccaggctaaaaacatttggtggtagctcctcccacaagcttttttaaacccatttttGGACAGTCGTTGAGCAGCAAATTTGATATGCTTCGAAAAAGAAATATCTTTAAAGcgtgtgaatgcagcttaaaatggtaacacaacaggacagatgaaagctgactccactctcagtctagatttgaaaaatgcaaaaaaaaatgagggCGGGGCTAAAGGAGACCACACTGCATCTTCAATAAGTGATGGCAGTTTCACCTATTACAATATAGTGTGTATGTAGTGACAATAATATATGTTTATGGTTTCACCGCAGAACTTTCTGTAGAGGTTGAGGACTTTATTCTGTATATAATGCCTGATGGCGGAGCTGCAATATGAGTGTtataaagcaaaacaacaatGCTAGCAACAGGGGGATACAAATTCTGACAGTGGAAACATATCTTGGCACAGCACGGGGGTTTGCAGGATCGAAGGGGATCCGtgtctcagtggtaaaatgatgatagcatcatagctaataaaggctaacgtatcaAGCTAACAATCCCGAGTGAAACATTCATTGCAAAACCATCACCAAGAAAGAATTTGttggattcaatgccaattgcactaaaccactgttgcctaacttccactggaaagttgtgcaagccatTTTTAACAGCCGAAGGCAATACACCTACAagccatgctaatgctaacacgaTAATGACCGACCGTtacagatgggcggggcttttatactgggactgcagagcatgatgatggGAAACTTATGAAATtcggacttacaccagttgaccaatcacaacatGCAACTGTAGTACCTCGTTTCAACATGTAGGGGGCAACATCCAGATAGTTTTTGACTCTATTTTCAGGaagtattattttaaatagttcaaaatgtttcaaagacaaaacaaaaatccccaaaaaaagttgagtttttggttaccctttaagaatcAGAATATTTTTTGGTAACCAagagaaacctttttttattgttttgattggTCATGTTTTGTCgggaaaatgtcttaaataggACACTAGATTTACTGTTTCAGAgcaaaaagtcataaaacatccaaacggccaaaaaaaaaagcaacaacaaaaataaattgatagTTTAGCCAGTGTGCCCTAGTTCATACAGCCCCCGGTGTACACAGAAAAGTGTcattgcattaaaaatgtatctttgagTAGGTCTGGTCCCTGATCATGCAGATTTGATGAAACACTGGCTGACAGAGGACTTCAATCTTTAGCCCCACGAGTAAAAGAGACAAATGAGACACAAAATAACGAAAAGGCCTTTTCTAtctatttcagcttcagtggGAAAGCAAATGTCAGAGCTGGATCCACCGACTTTTGTAGATTTGGCTTTAAAGTAGAACATTTTGGCAGATTGTGTGAAGTGAAACCATAAAACAGTCCgttcaaacacaaaacttcAGCTAACAGTTGATTATCTGGTAACTATAAACTATCAAGTGCATGTTAACCTGACAACAAATTGAACAATGTGATACAGCCCCTCTGTTGATATGCTCTCAATGCCACTGAGAGGAATGATTGTTGATATATCTCAAACCTGAGTGCAGTTGCTTAGCAGCTGGAACTTTATTGTCCCCCCGTGTTTTTGTCCAGGTGAAGTGAGAAAAGCTAAAGGCTGTTACTGAGTGACGGAACCTGTGATaagaaaagaccaaaaaatCACACTGGTTCTCTTCCAGAAATATTCTCTATGCTGTTTCTTTCCAAGAGCCAGAAAGCAGGTTCAgaccgttgactgtatatgagaactggactgactgagCCCTCCTCTCGCGTtacaaataggaagtacccactggttcaAAAAGGCTAAAATCCCTTAGACATATATAGAGAAATAAGTTACTTAGtcattatatttttcagaataaccattcttgttctgatatctttttttaacatgttcttgctaatcttattttttcacatttttttctgtgttgcaagttattcaagttataaactgaccaatcagatgcttcaataaaatatgttttaatttacagtttatcCCAAGTCTGCTTTTAAAATGgcaggggtgtggcctttcaacaagctcagtcctgattggtgagagtggttgccatagagatgtagactcagactgactcagaccaatcactgctcactaatGTCCACTGGCTCCAACCCTATTGTGAAAAAgtggtgactgaattgatttcatttggttggagctggaagtaagtccttctgacatcacactcactcggtccagttctcttatacaatcAATGATTCAGAATTACAATaacaa
It encodes:
- the LOC112159376 gene encoding acid-sensing ion channel 1 isoform X2 — protein: MDLKVEPEEMDSNRPPPIEVFAHSSTLHGIAHIFTYERVCIKRCLWLLLFLCSLTLLLYVCVDRIHYYLEYPHVTRLDEVATPIMTFPAITFCNLNAFRFSRVTRNDLYHAGELLALLNHRYEIRDVHLVEESVLESLKVKADFHNFKPRPFNMREFYDRTGHDIRDMLLSCHFHGTECRPGDFKVVFTRYGKCYTFNAGGDGRPPLITTKGGMGNGLELMLDIQQDEYLPVWGETDETSFEAGVKVQIHSQDEPPSIDQLGFGVAPGFQTFVSCQEQRLIYLPPPWGDCKVTPMDSDFFDSYSITACRIDCETRYLVDNCNCRMVYMPGDAPYCSPELYKECADPALDFLVQRDNDFCVCETPCNMTRYNKELSFVKIPSKASAKYLAKKYNKSEQYIKDNILVLDIFFEALNYETIEQKKAYEVAGLLGDIGGQMGLFIGASILTILEIFDYLYEVIKYKLCRCSDKKHNNTDQGTVLSLDDVKCHVSNFH
- the LOC112159376 gene encoding acid-sensing ion channel 1 isoform X1, with amino-acid sequence MDLKVEPEEMDSNRPPPIEVFAHSSTLHGIAHIFTYERVCIKRCLWLLLFLCSLTLLLYVCVDRIHYYLEYPHVTRLDEVATPIMTFPAITFCNLNAFRFSRVTRNDLYHAGELLALLNHRYEIRDVHLVEESVLESLKVKADFHNFKPRPFNMREFYDRTGHDIRDMLLSCHFHGTECRPGDFKVVFTRYGKCYTFNAGGDGRPPLITTKGGMGNGLELMLDIQQDEYLPVWGETADETSFEAGVKVQIHSQDEPPSIDQLGFGVAPGFQTFVSCQEQRLIYLPPPWGDCKVTPMDSDFFDSYSITACRIDCETRYLVDNCNCRMVYMPGDAPYCSPELYKECADPALDFLVQRDNDFCVCETPCNMTRYNKELSFVKIPSKASAKYLAKKYNKSEQYIKDNILVLDIFFEALNYETIEQKKAYEVAGLLGDIGGQMGLFIGASILTILEIFDYLYEVIKYKLCRCSDKKHNNTDQGTVLSLDDVKCHVSNFH